GCCAGTTTGCCGATCCGCTGCGAGAGGTCGTCCACGCGCCCGGCCACGGCCCCCACCCGATCGAGCTCCTGGCTGGCGTGCCGGGAGAGGGCGCGGAGTTCGGTGACCAGCGCCCGGAGCTCGGCCGCCATCGGTCGGACCTCCTGCTCCATGAGGAGGAGCGCGCTCTCCGCCCTGAGCGCGACCCGCTTGAGGGCCAGGAGCATCGGGATCAGGGCCCCCGCCACGGCGACGACCGCGAGGGTAATGAGAAGGAGTGCCAGCGTCGTCACGGGAGGGCATTATCGCAGAGCGCCGCGGTCCAAGTCAAAAGCCCCTGGGTGAGCGTTCGTTGACTTTCCGTCACCGCTGTCCATATACTGGTCGCGCGTCCGCTGTTTGCCGTCACGGAGCGCCGCGAATGTCCCTCCAGGAACGCTTCCAGGAGCTTAGCCGCCGCAACCGAGAAGCCGAGCTGGCGGGCGGGCCGGAGCGCG
This Candidatus Rokuibacteriota bacterium DNA region includes the following protein-coding sequences:
- a CDS encoding DUF948 domain-containing protein, with protein sequence MTTLALLLITLAVVAVAGALIPMLLALKRVALRAESALLLMEQEVRPMAAELRALVTELRALSRHASQELDRVGAVAGRVDDLSQRIGKLAGLLSGMTRVGQFVGAAAGVKKGLDVFITKLMSKDRGH